The genome window ACCATGCGAAGACCTAGACCAAATGAGTATACATCTTGACTCAAACAGCCAATGACAGCCTGACAAGAGAAGCCTAGACCTCATTGTATCTATATATGTACACAGACTCATACACACAACAAAAGAGCACACGGTCTGAGCTGCTGTAATCTCTAAATTGTGTGCTCATGCAGACAAAGAAAGGGTTAGGGGTCACTAGTCGTACTGGTGATGGCTGCGAGTGATTGGAGATattggacacacacacacatcatcccTGGTAATTTAGGGGAGCTAATCTCTATGGAACCTGATGAAGATAATCTCAACAAATTTGAGCTAGACAACAATGTGTGTAGCATGAGGGTGGCATCATGAAGGTAACCACGCTGCTGTGCTCAGGGAAGCAAGCTCCATCTAGGTCACAGGTCAGCCCATTTATTGAAGCTTTACTGACATACGGTTTTCATCTCATTGTCTTCCAAAAAATTAACACCAGCCATATCCAAATCTCCTCCCCTGAAGACACTCTCACACCCAACATATCTGTCATTCCTCATTAAAGAGAGAGTGAAACAACAGATTTCAACAGAACCCATTTTTCTAAATGATGGCATGCGCGATGAATGTTAAAGATACACGGCAGGATTTCAACATATCATTGGGTCAattatggacaaacccaaccgttgggttcaATTAACCcagtattttttaatttacaacacAACAGTTGAGTTTGTCAATTGTATATCTGAGGCAAAACATATGCACCTGAATTGGAAACAATTGCTGAGCATTCAGAATGTGAATGAAgttgtgcgcacacacacatgcccacATATAAATGACAAGGGTAGTGCAGAGGGAGAGAAATACATAAAATCTGGGCATGTAGGGTGTGCTGGAGGCACAGGCATTTCAGATGTCACACAAGTGGATGCAATGAGCTTGAGGTGAGACTAAAAAAAGATGGGGTCACTCTGTTTAAACAACTTTCACTGGGTCATTAGTTGCAGGTTGAAGGAATAAATGACAGCATGCTCTTCGCTGTTATATTTTTCCTCTTATTCAAATTTCCTTTCCCTTTCTGCAGTCCTTTTCTTCAGAAATACATAGCTATTTAGGGCCACCAAGGAggtctctctctcctttttttcTGTTAGATGTGTATTAGAGGATTCATAATCATGTAGGTACTGTAGATGTATTgacaaattatacatttaacacattaaacatAATTTGTTTATTCCAAAAATTAACACATTAATTGTGACAGCCCAAGCAACAACAATTTCACTTCATTGACCTAACTTTAAGTTTAATGGGTTTTCTCTTTTTGgctaaaattaaatataaaagataaaaaaatagtttatgttCAAATAtatcactaaaaataaaatgtatataaatgtatttagatTTAAATTCCTATACATTGTATTAAACACATGTTAACACAGGTTGTTCCATTCAAATAATTTAACCATAGTATTACTTTACTTCAGTAATTTAACTGTAATTTAacttttatatgtatatatatatgtatgtatatgtttatgtgtatatatataacttatattataaataatttaacttttaatttagcttaattttttgggggatttataatataattgaatacaCGTAAAATAAAACGTCAGTTTGTATTTAGCTTAattttagaatgttttttttaatttaaataggtaacttttttacagtgtacaagGTTTCTTAGTTTCCGCGTCCTGATTTATACTATAAAggatgtatactgtatatacgacgaaaaacattacattaacatttagtcatttagcagacgcttttatccaaagcaatttacaggtGGGACATCTCAAACATcccaaaatgtttgtatttcatGCACTTGCTGTAGTCGTGGTTAACTGAAAATAGCTGTCAATTtatgttgaatgtttttttcatatcCCATTCTGGCAGCTGTGTCAGATGTAAAACACAGCATTTTCCAACCCAGATTTACAACTCACATCATCATTAGCAGGACGTCAGACAACTGGGCGGGATAATAGAAAGAGAGGAATGATAAGCAAAGGGCAGAGGATGGCTAACGCACTACAACCGCAGCAGTGAAGTTTCAAGCAGAAGTTTCTTTTAAAGCCTAGTAAATATAAAAGACCTGCCATCAACACATAATCTCTTATATAAAAAGCCTGCCATCAACACATATAATCTCTGAGCTGAGCCCATTGAAAGCCGTGGCTTCAGGGTTAATTCACCCATCGCTCTGTGTTTGAATCAACTCCAGACTCGCATTGAGATGAAAGCCCAAGAGTCCCACGGACGAGCTGCACCGTGGGGCCCACCAGGCCTCTTCAACGAGGCCGGATTACTGCTTGTTGGTCTGGCTGGGACCTCCATCAGGACAGGgaaactgaaaagaaaaacaataattagAGATAATTGCTTGTGTCCAAACATGAACATTAAAGCCCCCTGCCTCCCACCTTTCCTCTttttctatctttctctctctttcctctttgACCCCAATACCCCCGCCCCCCAGTATCTTCCAGTCTCTCTCTTTTGGTAGTATATTGAgtgcaaagaaaaaaacacacccCTGTTTTGACAGCTGGGCAGGCGAACATAATTTGTGACAGCTGAACTGCAACGTCTTTAAACAAGAAGTAAAAGGGGGTTCCGAGTGAGAGACGGAGTGACAGTGGAGGGAAAAAACGAAGGGAATTTTTTACACACAGAAAGGGGAACAAACTGTATTTAACATTGCAACAtgaattgtttatatattataaggAAACATACTTAGAGTTAAGATAACAGGAGAAATTTGGGGACAGATTAGAGAATAGTGCAAATCGGAAACTCTTCAGAcgaaaatcacaaaaacagccaaaAAGGGCTAAATATATCTTCAACCAAACAGCTCTCTTGAACATGGTGTCATGCAAAATTTGACACATTGGGTTAATTTGCTGCTCAGCGACTGTGACCTCTGAACTTCAAGGTCAAAGGGGGTCAAACTGAACCCAGAACGAGGCAGCCAAAATCATGTCAGTCTGAGGGAGCAGTGTCAGAGGTCACTGCTGAGATCTTGGGGAATATGGGCCAAAACAAGGACCATATGTGAATAGATACACATTTGAAACCAAAATAACCCCTTATTTTCCATCCCCTCTAACCCTTCTCTAGGCACATCCAGGCAGACCCACCGCAGACACACAGCATCCAAATTGAATTAAGTCATAAATATAAGGGCTACATTGACTTTAGCGAGGCATTGACGGAACGTTGGCAGACTGCCCTGTTTAACTGACAGTGACAGAAGTTTTCCCCAAAGAAAAATACTAATGCAAACAATGGAATACGTTTTCAAAATATCCGCACTCCCAGTGCTgcttctgtttacatttactcaCCAAATCTATTCCAGTCTAAGAGCGAGGCAGAATTGAGACTTGAGAAGAGGAGGAATTAAACCGTGAATGTACCATGTAGAAATGCCAGGCTTGTTGGATTTAACAGGGAAATATTTCATGACGGTTTTATGGAACTTAGAACGGTTAACATAGTACAACCGGCCAGACGTATGATCCCTCTGTCATAGAATAACTCTGATTCATTTCCTCCATGTGCTTTTTCCTCCTTGCACACACCTTGTGTTGAGATCAGCTGGTACTCAAACTACCTTTATTGAAATCTTATCTGTCTTGAAATGGAAGTGTTTGTCTGTGCACAAGCTTCACATGAGAAAAAGAAATGGTGGCCATCTCGGTGACTGAACAAAGTTCTTTATCCAGACAGCAGTCCAACATCTGCAAAAAGCATCTGGCCCTTCAACTGAACTTCATTAGGTCTCTCTCTATTTTCATTGAAGACAAGAACATAATTTCTCCATCAGATACATTATTCCCATTGCACCACAGCCTGAAACGGCAATCAATATCCCATTCAGTTTAAGCACAGATCATTTATGTGATCCTGTACGGTTTGTGATGTTTATTCCATTGTGCGTTATATTATGACATTTATTGAGATGTAATGAATTGAACTCTGGAGTGCCGTTTTTCTGACCAAGAAAGCCGCTTTGCAAGACAAAACTTAAATCTGAAGACAATCTTGACATTTATCCAGGCCCAGAAGTGAAATGGATCTTGAAACCTTGGCATAACTTTTAAACCTATAAGATTTATGCTTCCCGACCACAAAACTGCCTTTTCTTACTAATTGTTTTTCTGAGAAGACATTGATTTGTAAAAGAAATTTTCATTACTttcaaacagcttttttccattCTTAACTGCTTTTTCCGACCCAGTGGTTAATAATCCATATTCGTATTCCTAAATCCGATGGAGCAAATCAGGTTCTTTATCTGAATCGGTGGAACACCTGCTTAGTAACCGAAGCCAGAACGTAAAAGTCCAGACGTGGTGGGAGGTATTACATTTGCAGAGAGGAGGGCTCCAGAAAACACAGTTACATATGAGTCGATGGCTTTCTCAGGCTATGGAGAGCAACTGGCGGCCAGAGTGAATAAGACTTGAATAGGGGCCTGGGGACTGTTGATAGATTTGCCATCAGATCTTCTTAAGTCCCCCACACACATCAAACCGACTGCACGCGGTAAACATATATTCATCTCGGCACTCACTTTGACCAAGCTTCCATTCTCTAAAGTTAATGCTCTTCCCTTAGTGATCATTGCGGTGGACATTTGCAATAAACATTTGCAGttatgtgtgtgttgggggACACTTATCTCAATAGCAGCCATTTAGAAATGTGACGTGAATGAGCAAAGGGATACAATGTGCTTGGCAGATCTGTTCTGCATACGGATGTGTTTATATACGTACTGTGTttacatgtctgtgtgtttgagcGTGTATGTAAATGAGCATACAGAGTTAGTGTCTGTGAATCATTTCCCGTTTGCCATGTTGAACTAATCATCCTGGGTTTTACTGTCAGATGCTCCCCAAACACACTGCGTGTGTTAATGTTCACTTAGTTGGTAATATATATGATTGCTCATATGCAAGCCATTCATACAATGAATGTATAACAGCATGCATGTACATCATTAGTGCAGCTTATGCCCACAGCAGCTTTAACCTGGATGGAGTAATGAATGTGTGAGGGATGTTCGCTCTATCTGGGTGGCAGTACCTCTGGAGGGGCGGCTGGCTCTGCGAGCAACATGAACAGCGGGAGGATAATTTGGATTTGATTGGTTTcacatgtttttcataaacaaCAAAGCTCTCTCCCTCCAGTTCGCTCCGCTGTGTTGCGCTGAAAACATGGAATCCATTTGTCCCCTTTTCCCCTCCTCGCTTTTTTAAATTACTGAGCAGAGTGTCACGTGTTGAACAGACCACCAGCGCGACGGGCATCCCAGTTACAGTGACGGACCATAATGCCAGAGAAGTGGCATTCGGCTAAAGTCACTCCCCAAAGACCTTTAACAATGCGGTTTTCCCATTTGTACTGTATGCTCCACCAGGATAAATGACATCACTCATCTTAGCGAAAGCAATAACTTTGTAAAGTCTGATGAAATGTGTTTAGCCTTGGTGCTGGAGCAGTGTTTCAAAGGTTTAGGATGTTAAATTTAGCTAGTCCTATGGTGGTTGTCTATTTTAGACATGTTTCAGAGTAATAATTTGGTctagtttttatgtgtctgatATACAGGTCAGTGAGCTTTTAAGATAATCAAGCTCGATCAATgctttcaccttttaaattcATTAGTCATAAGTCATGTGTTGAACAAACATTATAGGCTAAACAGGATTGTGGGTTATTTCAAAGATACATGTTGCCTTTAAAAATCAGCGAGATCAAGATTCAGCCTCACAGATTTGTTCAGACACAGCCAACATGATTTAATATTAAGGAAATTGATTGGATCATAAAACTTTATATGATAGGTggtaaaaaagtaaagtaaaaaaataagagcGCAGTCAGGGGatctatgtttgtttgttttgattaatgtAATTTCTAAACCATTAGGAAGGCAAGAATAAGATTTCCTCACAGATGGgctgacaaaataaaagaatactTAAGTTTCAAAAAAATGAACCACAATACTGTGTACCTTGATGCACAGTATGATGCAGAAAGTAAAACGAGCAAGATGTTGAAATACTCtaataagcatttaaaaaaaaatcagtaaagTATAGGCAAATAAAAACCTGATGAAGCCAACATATACTGGACCGTTTGCTTAGGATTTAGATGCAAAAAAGTTAAGTAGGCAATACAgtattctttatatatatagttataacTATATATAACTTTGTAGATATAGTTATACATTTAGGTGATCATTGGTCAAAGATTTAAGTACCAATAGattcatttattacattatcttttcatttatttacttgttttataACAAACAGTCGTCTTCCAGACCTGAGATCGTGTGAGCTGGTTACCTAATGTAGCCTAATATGAGGCAACCCATGGGAAATGCTCTTATTGTGGTCACCTTCGTCACGCTCAGATGTTCAGTAagatatctctgcagttgactGTAGTCAAATTAATGAAATCCATAGGACTGGTGCAGCACACATGCAGGCACTTCGTTaaaatttgcattttgtgtacCCTAGGATAATATTAATTGTCTAAAGGCAGCTATTTTAATGATTATGTAAGTGGAAATAAATGGTCCACTAGGGAATGTATAGGCTAAAGTATGCAACTCATTTCTAACAAGCATataaaaacaagtatttttttttttcgaaaaaaaataataataaactaaccctttctctcaacaggtagtggtctagcttttgttgaaaccagtaactttgtattggcacctaatgtattatggctcctgtatgacatatcgcttattgctcctaaactctttgtaagtcgctttggataaaagcgtctgctaaatgtctaaatgtaaatgtaattttgggAAATATTTAGATTGGCTTTTCGatgttaaaacattaacatgtttTGAAAGACGATTCATCATTGAGTTcagcacatttttttctttaattgaaaaaaagctaatacaaaaatgtaaatatttatcagAGCACTTAgcttattaaaatgtttaaattaataaattatgcACTGTAATAGCTAGTGTATAGACTGTTCTAATCATTTTTGACTAACAACCTGCTGTATGAAAAATTATAGTTAAAATGGTGTTATAAGTTTAAATGAGCTTATAGCCTACTAGAACAGCAAACATTCAAAGCTTTTCTAGTTGTGCATGgataaagcaaacattttattcaaagtgcatatttaaaaaaataataaaatacaatattaatcgGACATGATAGCCTATTTAAGATATACCTTATATTACAGGACATGGGTCAATTGCATACTACTCTATTAGTTATAATAAAAACTCTATTTGTTCGACAACTAAAAATAGAAGTCTTAATTGCCTAAACATTATCATTTGATGGGCAGTGTGCATTTCCGTTTGTTGAACGCAAAGCTCAGGTTACTACACACATCATTGGACTGCCTGTCCTGTAattgaagttttttttgtaacttagtattcattttttaattattcattcatttgaaaAACGTTGAACGTTTACATATAAATTAGAAAGGAAAGACTTATCCTCTGTTCCTCCATATTGGTAGAAACTTTGCCAGACTTCCACACTCTGCCCCCATGTGGTCCTTCTAGATGCCCGTGTATGCTATGCGAGCTGTCCTGAGAACAGTCAACGAGCAAGACGATGCCAGCTCACTTTCACATCATCTAAAACTGAATATAGGTTAAAAGGATTGAATCTGCTGAACATGCTATTAACTTTGTGtaaatttttcacattttatcctCATGTGACAGATAGTTGAAACGCTTGCACAAATGTAGCGCACCTGCAGTAAACACATGGACTTTATTATATAACGTATATCAggaaatttgtttttttcattcataaGGAGTCACATGAAGAGGTAGCAAAAATTTCATCATATGCAGGTGGAGAGGTGGGGCTGTCTGAGCTGTTCACTTTCCCTTCCTCCTCTTCCCCTGAGCTGCTGGGATTCCTGCAATGAGTTTTAAGTGTCATGAAAATCTCCTCTTTAAATCCCTATTAAACTATCTATTGATATAATGTGACAAATTTACATAGTCTTTATGTCATACTGGCATGTAAATCAGTCTAAAGCATAAACTATCAGCAGTTTTCAACATCTGCATCATACCTGGTTTCCCTCTGTTCTACTGCAGCGTTGTCATATTCACCAGAAATAAAAGCAAGGTTTTCCATAGGATACACGCTGTAGTACTGTGGTGGCGGGTTCACTGTAACTGCCAATGGCTGGTGACCGGAATGCAAACCATCAGCCGTACCCAAACTCTGGTCCTGTGTCAAAGAGCCGTATGGTGGTGGGATGTACTGTACTACTGTAGCTCTGTGGAAGGTTATGGGTTGGTTAAGTCCAGTGATGACAAATGATGGTCCTGCATGGGGCggcagtgtgtctgtgtcagaTGTCCTCTCCCCATCATTCTGCATACAAGACTGGCAGGAGAGCATTCGGAATTTACAGACGCTTATAAGCACAAACATGCCTCCAACTGAGAGCAAAAT of Triplophysa dalaica isolate WHDGS20190420 chromosome 4, ASM1584641v1, whole genome shotgun sequence contains these proteins:
- the tmem174 gene encoding transmembrane protein 174, yielding MTRDSFQDLWKNIMERRVHRINTPGQSDAVASFCNSISNINQSPSNVPVTPCRVPSCTDSLVSDGDKAGATLLFSGAFLTLIGVTLTAMGWTKYNVNQSYEWTQLLGPILLSVGGMFVLISVCKFRMLSCQSCMQNDGERTSDTDTLPPHAGPSFVITGLNQPITFHRATVVQYIPPPYGSLTQDQSLGTADGLHSGHQPLAVTVNPPPQYYSVYPMENLAFISGEYDNAAVEQRETRNPSSSGEEEEGKVNSSDSPTSPPAYDEIFATSSCDSL